A genomic segment from Chlorogloeopsis sp. ULAP01 encodes:
- a CDS encoding nitric oxide synthase oxygenase produces the protein MLINNLALQHGFRTYNTILSDAKAFLALLQEEQVIQESYLSRFAEIESEVEQTGTYWQSFDELAYGAKLAWRNSTRCVGRSYWNSLEVRDRRSLNQAEEIFEALVEHLRLCTNGGRIKSLATVFAPQEPGKPGIRIWNDQLIRYAGYRQPDGSVVGDPKYAEFTELLQRMGWKGGEGTPFDILPIVIQMPNQRPKLFELPGDAVLEVPIQHPDYSWFAELGLKWHALPAICNMMLEIGGVQYTAAPFSGWYMGTEIAARNFADENRYNLLPVVAKRMGLDTRYDHTLWRDRAIVELNVAVLYSFRRAGVTMVDHHSETRRFVQFEKSEALAGRTTNADWGWIVPPISGSTTPVFHRNYENVELKPNFFSQPDPWRQFASHKKSGCPFGH, from the coding sequence ATGCTAATCAACAATTTAGCCTTGCAACACGGTTTTAGAACGTATAACACTATTTTATCTGACGCCAAAGCATTTCTGGCATTGTTGCAAGAAGAACAAGTAATTCAAGAATCTTACTTAAGTCGATTTGCAGAAATAGAGAGCGAGGTAGAGCAAACAGGAACCTATTGGCAAAGCTTTGATGAATTAGCTTATGGAGCAAAATTGGCGTGGCGCAACAGTACCCGATGCGTGGGACGTAGTTATTGGAACTCGCTAGAAGTTCGCGATCGCCGCAGCTTGAATCAGGCAGAAGAAATATTCGAGGCTTTGGTTGAGCATCTGCGGTTATGCACTAACGGTGGTCGCATCAAATCCCTTGCTACCGTATTTGCGCCGCAAGAACCAGGCAAACCTGGAATCCGCATTTGGAACGATCAGCTCATTCGCTACGCAGGCTATCGGCAACCAGACGGTTCGGTTGTCGGTGACCCGAAGTATGCCGAGTTCACAGAACTCTTGCAGCGAATGGGTTGGAAAGGAGGCGAAGGTACACCTTTTGACATCCTGCCCATCGTGATTCAGATGCCAAATCAGCGTCCAAAGCTGTTTGAGTTACCTGGCGATGCAGTGCTGGAAGTGCCAATCCAGCATCCTGATTACTCTTGGTTTGCAGAGCTTGGTCTCAAATGGCACGCGCTACCAGCTATTTGCAACATGATGCTAGAGATTGGCGGGGTTCAGTATACAGCCGCACCCTTTAGTGGTTGGTACATGGGTACGGAAATTGCTGCTCGCAACTTTGCAGATGAGAACCGCTACAATTTATTGCCCGTTGTGGCAAAACGAATGGGTTTAGATACACGCTATGACCATACCCTGTGGCGAGACCGCGCCATAGTTGAGTTAAATGTTGCGGTTCTATACTCGTTCCGACGTGCTGGCGTGACTATGGTTGACCACCACAGCGAAACTCGTCGCTTCGTGCAATTTGAGAAAAGCGAAGCACTTGCGGGAAGAACCACCAACGCCGATTGGGGATGGATTGTACCTCCCATATCTGGCTCAACGACGCCAGTTTTCCACCGCAACTATGAAAATGTTGAGCTAAAGCCCAACTTCTTTTCGCAGCCCGATCCCTGGCGACAGTTTGCGTCTCACAAAAAATCTGGTTGTCCATTCGGTCACTAA
- a CDS encoding SDR family oxidoreductase, with protein MKALVTGATGFVGSAIVRQLQEDGQQVKALVRKGSDLRNLEKLDIEIAYGDITDYDSVARAMQGCHSVYHGAAMVAFWVPRKDRHLFDWVNVEGSKNVFSAALKQDVEKVVYTSTISTIGSYGKDTPTTENHNFNLWDMSMEYEQSKYSAEFEAYRFAAQGLPIVVVMPSAPLGARDIKPNPVGKLILDFLARRIPGYIDGGANFIDVDDVAYGHILAAKKGKVGDRYILGHENLSVVDLFSALEAISGVPAPKLKLPYAGAVKLAQILEFISDHITNQHPLYTAPMVKFSSLYYYLDTSKAKNELGFEPKSSVKQAAIKAIEWFLNNDYLQVSDKNKSQIRQHLEGQALTPVFA; from the coding sequence ATGAAAGCTTTAGTCACTGGTGCTACAGGTTTTGTAGGTTCTGCTATTGTTCGTCAACTTCAAGAAGATGGTCAACAAGTCAAAGCGTTAGTCAGAAAGGGTTCGGATCTAAGAAATTTGGAGAAACTGGATATTGAAATTGCCTACGGAGATATTACCGATTATGATTCGGTAGCACGGGCGATGCAGGGCTGTCATTCTGTTTATCACGGTGCTGCAATGGTAGCTTTTTGGGTTCCTCGTAAAGACCGCCACCTGTTTGACTGGGTTAATGTTGAGGGATCAAAAAATGTTTTTTCTGCTGCACTGAAACAGGATGTAGAGAAAGTAGTTTACACCAGTACCATCTCTACAATTGGTAGTTACGGAAAGGACACCCCCACAACGGAGAATCATAATTTCAATCTGTGGGATATGTCGATGGAGTACGAGCAATCGAAATATTCTGCTGAGTTTGAAGCTTATCGATTCGCAGCGCAAGGACTACCGATAGTTGTTGTTATGCCTTCCGCTCCTTTAGGTGCAAGAGATATCAAGCCAAACCCTGTAGGGAAGCTGATTCTAGACTTTCTCGCCCGCAGGATACCAGGCTACATTGATGGCGGTGCTAATTTCATCGATGTTGATGATGTGGCTTACGGTCATATCCTAGCAGCTAAGAAAGGGAAGGTGGGCGATCGCTATATTCTAGGACATGAAAACCTTTCTGTCGTAGATTTGTTCTCAGCTTTAGAAGCAATTTCTGGAGTTCCCGCTCCCAAATTGAAACTACCCTATGCGGGTGCTGTGAAGCTAGCTCAAATTCTAGAATTTATTTCTGACCACATCACCAATCAACATCCGCTCTACACCGCACCGATGGTCAAATTCTCCAGCCTTTACTACTACCTCGACACCAGCAAAGCAAAAAATGAGTTGGGGTTTGAACCCAAAAGCAGTGTCAAACAAGCTGCTATTAAGGCAATTGAATGGTTCTTGAATAATGACTATCTGCAAGTCAGCGACAAGAACAAATCTCAAATTCGCCAGCATCTGGAAGGCCAGGCTTTGACACCAGTATTTGCATAG
- a CDS encoding fatty acid desaturase: MQIPNSTFGNPTLLLFVAIINIFSASIIAYLLEYLPLQASAAINLLCLYALYTVNHEAVHRLVHPNRTVNNWVGRIAAVLEGTTFPMFRILHPQHHAFTNHPESDPDYVIGRKPRWLLPLWTLVRLTHDNSFMINRRLWSNKHPQLIEHLITVGLQLSAVISAACMGHLQDVLWLWVIPLLMAGALIELTVAWAVHFPQESQHPLENTRIFKGQLLQILMLNQNYHIVHHLWPGIPWFRYGKAMPLVEMALLEHQNQGQKVPIKPHFQVS, from the coding sequence ATGCAAATACCAAATAGCACCTTTGGCAATCCCACCCTGTTACTATTTGTCGCTATCATTAACATCTTTTCAGCATCAATTATTGCCTATCTTTTAGAATATTTGCCTCTTCAAGCCTCAGCAGCAATTAACTTATTATGTCTGTACGCTCTGTATACAGTGAATCACGAAGCTGTACACCGCTTGGTGCATCCCAATCGCACGGTTAACAACTGGGTTGGGCGCATCGCAGCAGTGCTAGAGGGTACAACGTTCCCAATGTTTCGTATCTTGCACCCCCAGCACCACGCATTTACAAATCATCCAGAATCCGACCCGGACTATGTGATCGGTAGAAAACCACGCTGGTTGTTACCTCTTTGGACTTTAGTTCGTTTAACACACGACAACTCTTTCATGATTAATCGCCGTTTGTGGTCTAACAAACATCCACAATTAATTGAACATCTAATAACGGTGGGGTTGCAGTTGTCTGCGGTCATCAGTGCGGCTTGCATGGGTCATCTGCAAGATGTTTTATGGTTATGGGTTATTCCACTACTCATGGCTGGAGCGTTAATTGAACTAACGGTTGCATGGGCTGTGCATTTTCCTCAAGAGTCCCAGCATCCTTTGGAAAATACACGCATCTTTAAGGGGCAACTATTGCAGATACTGATGCTGAATCAAAACTATCATATTGTCCATCATCTTTGGCCCGGTATTCCTTGGTTTCGCTACGGCAAGGCAATGCCTTTAGTAGAAATGGCATTGCTAGAACATCAAAACCAGGGACAGAAAGTGCCAATCAAACCACATTTTCAGGTTAGTTAA
- a CDS encoding aminotransferase class III-fold pyridoxal phosphate-dependent enzyme, whose amino-acid sequence MKQSQQMLESMEIYPDSHQAAKFRQLVIQGQKRHVNKSLAKLAELMGTHVEVRSSGNYVFDERGQKYLACGGYGVFTIGHCHPTVIEAVKAQLERHPLSTRALLNAELASAAETLASVTPKGLDYVYFGNSGAEATEAGLKLARLSGKRKLVAMQGGFHGKTLGALSVTSRTAYRLPFQPLLPQVEFIPFAAPKALENVLSNNAHECCVILEPVQAEGGVIVPYEGYLRDVERLCRHYGAFLILDEIQTGLARLGTWWGADREEVVPDVLLVGKALSGGVIPVSAAVASAQAYERLNQDPLLHTSTFAGSPLATVAARAAINVIKNENIVPKAKELGEKLVVEVQKVVGEICPHLVREVRGIGLLIGIEFEADYLAGDFMFELMHRNVLVSYSLNAHRVVRLTPSATLSESDIDWLLSAISDSAIALSKRNSSLNIANS is encoded by the coding sequence ATGAAACAAAGCCAACAAATGCTTGAAAGTATGGAAATATACCCAGATTCACATCAAGCAGCTAAGTTTAGACAGCTTGTAATCCAAGGGCAAAAACGACACGTTAATAAATCTCTTGCCAAGCTGGCGGAATTAATGGGTACTCATGTTGAGGTTCGTTCTTCTGGAAACTACGTTTTTGATGAACGCGGACAGAAGTATTTAGCTTGTGGTGGTTACGGTGTTTTTACTATCGGTCACTGTCATCCTACCGTCATCGAAGCTGTGAAAGCACAACTGGAGCGTCATCCATTATCAACTCGTGCGCTTTTAAATGCTGAATTAGCTTCGGCAGCAGAAACTTTAGCTTCTGTCACTCCCAAAGGTTTAGACTACGTGTACTTTGGTAACTCTGGTGCGGAAGCCACAGAAGCCGGTCTCAAACTAGCGCGTTTATCTGGCAAACGCAAGCTAGTTGCAATGCAAGGAGGCTTCCACGGTAAGACATTGGGAGCGTTAAGTGTTACCAGTCGTACAGCCTATCGCTTGCCTTTCCAGCCTCTGCTCCCACAAGTCGAGTTTATCCCCTTTGCAGCTCCAAAAGCACTGGAGAATGTACTTTCTAATAACGCTCATGAATGCTGCGTTATTTTGGAGCCTGTGCAGGCAGAAGGCGGTGTCATTGTTCCCTACGAAGGCTACTTGCGCGATGTAGAGAGACTCTGCCGCCACTATGGAGCATTTTTGATTTTGGATGAAATTCAAACCGGACTCGCACGACTGGGAACTTGGTGGGGAGCAGATAGAGAAGAAGTAGTTCCTGATGTTCTTTTGGTAGGAAAGGCTTTAAGTGGAGGAGTAATACCTGTCAGTGCTGCTGTTGCTTCTGCTCAAGCTTATGAAAGGCTTAATCAAGATCCGCTGTTGCACACATCAACTTTTGCAGGTAGTCCTTTAGCCACAGTTGCCGCACGAGCAGCAATTAACGTCATTAAAAACGAGAATATCGTACCCAAAGCCAAAGAACTAGGTGAAAAGTTAGTTGTCGAGGTGCAGAAAGTTGTTGGCGAAATATGTCCCCATCTAGTTCGAGAAGTTCGCGGGATCGGACTGTTGATTGGGATTGAGTTTGAAGCTGATTATCTGGCTGGTGACTTCATGTTTGAACTCATGCACAGAAATGTGCTGGTTTCCTATTCGCTTAATGCTCACCGTGTTGTCAGATTGACACCATCGGCAACTCTGAGCGAGTCAGATATTGATTGGCTGCTGAGTGCAATTTCAGACAGTGCGATCGCTCTTTCTAAACGTAACTCATCTTTAAATATCGCTAATTCATAA
- a CDS encoding aromatase/cyclase, with protein MQYLEIVAKVSLRSAEEIYPILCDFDSYPNNSQAVHSVTSQVLSDGRTISTWEVDFRGGVMSWTEEDVFDPSNYTISFNQIEGDVEHFSGQWKVQNQEDDCLILFLAEFDMGIPSLSPILDPIAIQALQENITAIIRGLFGEEVEFLPVQINLSQTQAPDQVSAA; from the coding sequence ATGCAATACCTAGAAATTGTCGCTAAAGTTTCCCTTCGCAGTGCCGAAGAAATTTATCCGATTCTCTGCGACTTTGATTCGTATCCAAACAATAGTCAAGCTGTACATAGCGTCACTAGCCAAGTATTATCTGACGGACGAACTATTTCTACTTGGGAAGTTGATTTTCGGGGCGGTGTGATGTCTTGGACAGAAGAAGATGTATTTGATCCCTCAAATTATACGATTAGCTTCAATCAGATTGAAGGTGATGTTGAACATTTCTCTGGACAGTGGAAAGTTCAAAATCAAGAAGATGATTGCCTGATACTATTTTTAGCTGAGTTTGACATGGGTATTCCCTCTTTAAGTCCAATTCTTGACCCTATTGCTATACAGGCACTACAGGAAAATATTACAGCAATTATTAGGGGTTTGTTTGGTGAAGAAGTGGAATTTTTACCAGTTCAAATTAATTTATCACAGACACAAGCACCAGATCAAGTTTCAGCAGCATAA
- a CDS encoding GNAT family N-acetyltransferase has product MTKAIDCLIQAENNYSYKLYNSILDVDLDDWKQVCQTSDSNVYMDIGFLLTIEKTMAGFSKFWYVIFYDQNGNPSACTSLSTFKADLGVVASKSTKEFITHVRRLLPSFLYLNVLFCGLPISIGKNHLIFVENANQELILKLLDSIMNTIVAKEKIKLTIYKEFNSQECNQLDALLQLNYLKAESLPMHSFQAKFANFSEYCAALKSHYRNDIKRSKRKFEKAGLRVVQLKDTEKILQIYTPEIHQLYEAVVQKSENQLETLPISFFRELAIYFPGQLLFTLVYKDDKIVAFNCSICTQSSVHYLFCGLDYSLNAESDLYFNLMYAALDEALKQNVSKIDFGQTADTFKAKLGSYQTPLYMYIKGTGFLLNWIIRKSLNILFPNPALVPSYNIYKQ; this is encoded by the coding sequence ATGACGAAAGCCATTGACTGCTTAATTCAAGCTGAGAATAATTACTCTTATAAATTGTATAATTCAATCCTTGACGTAGATTTAGACGATTGGAAGCAAGTTTGTCAGACAAGTGATTCTAATGTTTACATGGATATTGGATTCTTATTGACAATTGAAAAAACTATGGCGGGCTTTAGCAAATTCTGGTATGTCATTTTTTATGACCAAAATGGTAATCCGTCTGCTTGTACTAGTTTATCTACATTTAAAGCTGACTTAGGAGTTGTTGCTAGCAAAAGCACTAAAGAATTTATTACTCATGTTAGACGTTTGCTGCCATCATTTTTATATTTAAATGTTCTTTTTTGTGGGTTACCTATTTCTATCGGTAAAAACCATTTAATTTTTGTAGAAAATGCTAATCAGGAGTTGATTCTAAAATTGCTTGATAGTATTATGAATACTATTGTAGCCAAAGAAAAAATAAAGCTTACTATTTACAAAGAATTTAATTCCCAAGAATGCAATCAACTAGATGCACTGCTACAGCTTAATTATCTCAAAGCAGAAAGTTTACCCATGCATAGCTTTCAGGCAAAGTTTGCTAATTTTTCGGAATACTGTGCTGCTTTAAAGTCCCACTATCGCAATGATATTAAAAGGTCAAAACGGAAATTTGAAAAAGCTGGTCTTCGCGTTGTCCAGTTGAAGGATACAGAAAAAATTTTGCAAATATATACTCCAGAAATACATCAACTGTATGAAGCAGTTGTCCAAAAGTCTGAAAATCAACTGGAGACTCTACCTATAAGTTTTTTTCGAGAGTTAGCAATTTATTTTCCTGGGCAATTACTTTTCACTCTTGTTTATAAAGATGACAAGATAGTGGCATTCAATTGTTCTATTTGTACGCAATCAAGTGTTCATTACCTATTTTGCGGATTAGATTACAGTTTAAATGCAGAGTCAGACCTCTATTTCAATTTAATGTATGCTGCTCTAGATGAAGCGTTGAAACAGAATGTATCAAAAATTGACTTTGGTCAAACAGCAGACACCTTCAAAGCCAAATTAGGCTCCTATCAAACGCCACTCTATATGTATATAAAAGGTACGGGATTTCTACTTAATTGGATTATTCGTAAGAGTTTGAATATTCTGTTTCCTAATCCGGCCTTAGTTCCGTCATACAACATTTATAAACAGTAG
- a CDS encoding acyl-CoA dehydrogenase, which translates to MNFLKPERTILTKFLPDLDEKLAYIPLLEMEKPQNPAIKIFRELGGPGLLIPTKYKGLGATPVEAVRIQRAIASRAPSLAIATTMHHFSVATIVEMIAQGSGTGFEWMLLEGIAKQNLYVASGFAEGRTGAGILSPNMQVKRTADGVTVSGSKKPCSLSASMDLLTASVSIPSKSGDGSELAVVIIPTTNTTGTERRPFWTNSVLAGAESDEVVLHDVKVPEQLISYTGSAENLDYVQTRGFLWFEMLISASYLGIASALVERTIAAGKGTPSERTILAIEVEGAMAALEGLAQSMMVSDSNQGSYQLARALFVRYAVQGAIERVTAHAVELLGGMAFISSPEVAYLFTAARPLAFHPPSRLSISPALDKYLAGETLLIQ; encoded by the coding sequence ATGAATTTTCTCAAACCAGAACGAACAATCCTGACAAAGTTTCTGCCAGACCTTGATGAAAAATTGGCGTACATTCCTTTACTGGAAATGGAAAAGCCACAAAATCCAGCCATAAAAATATTTCGTGAACTTGGTGGCCCTGGTTTATTAATTCCAACCAAGTATAAGGGTTTAGGAGCAACTCCTGTGGAAGCTGTTCGGATTCAAAGAGCGATCGCCAGCCGTGCGCCTTCGCTGGCGATCGCCACCACGATGCATCATTTTTCAGTTGCAACCATTGTGGAGATGATTGCCCAAGGTTCAGGAACTGGCTTTGAGTGGATGTTACTTGAGGGAATTGCCAAGCAAAACCTGTATGTAGCTTCCGGATTTGCAGAAGGACGGACAGGTGCAGGCATTCTCAGTCCAAATATGCAGGTAAAACGTACAGCTGACGGTGTGACAGTTAGTGGTAGTAAAAAGCCTTGTAGCTTATCTGCATCAATGGATTTGCTGACTGCAAGTGTTTCTATTCCCAGCAAATCAGGAGATGGTAGCGAATTAGCGGTCGTTATTATCCCGACGACAAATACTACAGGAACTGAGCGTCGTCCCTTCTGGACTAATTCAGTACTAGCGGGTGCAGAAAGCGATGAAGTTGTTCTTCACGATGTTAAAGTTCCAGAACAACTAATTTCTTATACTGGCAGTGCTGAAAATTTAGATTATGTCCAAACAAGGGGTTTTCTTTGGTTTGAAATGCTTATTTCTGCATCCTACCTTGGTATTGCTAGTGCTTTAGTAGAACGAACTATTGCAGCTGGCAAGGGTACACCCTCTGAGCGGACAATTTTAGCGATTGAAGTTGAGGGAGCGATGGCTGCATTAGAAGGGCTAGCCCAGTCAATGATGGTTAGCGACAGCAACCAAGGTAGCTATCAACTAGCACGTGCACTGTTTGTGCGTTATGCAGTGCAAGGAGCTATAGAACGTGTTACTGCTCATGCGGTCGAGTTATTAGGGGGTATGGCATTTATCAGTTCACCTGAAGTTGCTTACCTGTTTACTGCTGCCCGTCCACTAGCATTTCACCCTCCTTCACGTCTTAGCATATCACCTGCTTTGGATAAATACTTAGCAGGAGAAACTTTGCTCATCCAGTAA
- a CDS encoding glycosyltransferase, translating into MTHFGILCPAKTGHLNTMLPLGRELQRRGHRVTLFGIADVQSKTLAAGLNFWRIGETDYPLGIAAQSLTQLGNLSGFAALRYNLNLIQKEAAMVLRDAPKALKNAGVEALLVNQMTLEGGSVAEFLDLPFITVCSALPVNQEDGVPPFVTSWSYNSAQWAHLRNRAAYSLLNHIAQPIQKLINEYRQSWNLPPCDRVNDSCSKLAQLSQIPAEFDFPRQHLPQCFHFTGPYHESASREAVPFPWEKLTGQLLIYASMGTIQNRLMNVFHCIAEACDGLNVQLVISLGGSNPDYLKGLPGKPLVVKYAPQMELLQKATLTITHAGLNTVLESLNNAVPMVAIPITSDQPGTAARLAWTGAGVKVPLARLSIPKLRTCIQEVLSQDSYKNNASRLQAAIQRAGGVRRAADIVELAISKQKPVVAAV; encoded by the coding sequence ATGACTCATTTTGGCATTCTCTGTCCCGCAAAAACTGGTCACCTCAACACAATGCTACCTTTAGGACGCGAACTGCAACGACGCGGACATCGCGTTACCCTATTTGGCATCGCAGATGTGCAATCAAAAACACTGGCAGCTGGATTGAATTTCTGGAGAATCGGAGAAACTGATTATCCTTTGGGGATCGCGGCACAATCGTTGACACAACTTGGTAACTTGAGCGGCTTTGCTGCACTGCGATATAACCTGAATTTAATACAAAAAGAAGCTGCGATGGTACTTCGTGATGCCCCAAAAGCACTCAAGAACGCTGGTGTAGAAGCGTTGCTGGTAAACCAAATGACACTAGAGGGAGGGAGTGTTGCAGAATTCTTGGATCTTCCATTCATTACAGTGTGCAGTGCCTTGCCCGTTAATCAAGAAGACGGCGTTCCCCCCTTTGTGACATCTTGGAGCTATAACTCTGCACAGTGGGCACATCTGCGGAACCGAGCCGCTTACTCTTTGCTCAATCATATCGCTCAACCAATTCAAAAGCTGATTAACGAGTATCGCCAAAGCTGGAATTTGCCCCCATGCGATCGCGTTAACGATTCCTGTTCCAAATTAGCCCAATTGAGTCAGATACCTGCTGAATTTGATTTTCCAAGGCAGCATTTACCCCAATGCTTCCATTTCACAGGCCCTTACCATGAATCAGCCAGTCGGGAAGCTGTGCCTTTCCCCTGGGAAAAGCTGACTGGACAGCTGTTGATTTATGCCTCAATGGGGACTATACAAAATCGCTTAATGAATGTTTTCCATTGTATTGCTGAGGCTTGTGATGGATTAAATGTGCAGTTGGTGATTTCTCTTGGTGGTAGTAACCCGGACTATTTAAAAGGACTGCCTGGAAAACCCTTAGTAGTTAAATATGCACCTCAAATGGAACTACTTCAGAAAGCCACCCTCACTATTACTCATGCAGGGTTGAATACTGTTCTTGAGTCCCTAAACAATGCGGTACCGATGGTTGCTATTCCAATTACTAGCGATCAGCCAGGTACAGCAGCCCGTCTGGCTTGGACAGGAGCAGGGGTAAAAGTGCCCTTAGCTAGGTTAAGCATCCCTAAGCTGCGAACATGCATACAAGAAGTGCTAAGTCAAGATTCCTATAAAAATAATGCATCTAGGTTACAAGCAGCAATTCAACGCGCAGGTGGAGTTAGACGAGCAGCTGACATTGTAGAACTTGCCATATCTAAGCAAAAGCCTGTTGTGGCAGCGGTGTAA
- a CDS encoding formyltransferase family protein, producing the protein MQKIALFNIECYSSSEAIISFIKEHHDKLAVVVTTDRYSGKHGNLFKQIITNYRRSGFDFVIYLTYNFIVYFWLIYLFRLVSFITSRKRKKFTISEICHKYGIRHIKTSNVNSENVVTKLKQANLDLIVIYFFDQIIREQIIKIPKKGVINVHAALLPECKGLFPVFYSAFKNDSKFGITVHEIEDTSIDSGAILAQEKLEVENTEYSILSLDKLVNNKGVKLVFNIINNFDDYHLKQTPQTLGGSYFSFPTRTDVKNVQSKGFSLVSFKEFISDFLD; encoded by the coding sequence ATGCAAAAAATTGCTTTGTTTAACATAGAATGCTATTCCTCAAGTGAAGCTATTATCAGCTTTATTAAAGAGCATCATGATAAATTAGCAGTTGTAGTGACTACTGATAGGTATAGTGGTAAACATGGTAATTTATTTAAGCAAATTATTACTAACTATCGCAGGTCAGGGTTTGATTTCGTCATATATTTGACTTACAACTTTATTGTTTATTTTTGGTTGATTTACCTATTTCGATTAGTTTCATTCATTACTAGTCGCAAAAGGAAAAAATTTACTATATCTGAAATTTGCCATAAATATGGAATTAGACATATTAAAACATCAAATGTAAATAGTGAAAATGTTGTCACTAAATTGAAGCAAGCTAATCTTGACTTAATCGTTATATATTTCTTCGATCAAATTATTAGAGAACAAATCATCAAAATACCAAAAAAAGGAGTTATTAACGTACATGCAGCACTTTTACCTGAATGTAAAGGCTTATTCCCAGTTTTCTACTCAGCTTTTAAAAATGATAGTAAATTTGGTATAACAGTTCATGAAATTGAAGATACTTCTATTGATTCAGGAGCAATACTTGCACAAGAAAAATTGGAAGTGGAGAACACTGAATATAGTATTCTTAGTTTGGATAAATTAGTTAATAATAAAGGGGTAAAGTTAGTATTCAATATCATAAATAATTTTGATGATTATCATTTGAAACAAACTCCTCAAACGTTAGGCGGCTCATACTTCTCATTTCCTACTCGAACTGATGTTAAAAATGTCCAAAGTAAAGGTTTTAGTCTAGTTAGTTTTAAAGAGTTCATCAGTGATTTTTTAGATTAA
- a CDS encoding ABC exporter membrane fusion protein, with the protein MNIHDSKVMEQSFLKSKKWWVIIFLSVATSIIGTATIYSLFHSRSTQQNPASTSLATTPPAINTVSARGRVEPQGEVIRLSASTSLETVKIHRLLVKEGDKVTSNQVIAILDNYNRLWAALKQAKQQVKVAQANLTKVKAGAKTGEINAQKAQIARLQAQLFGERKTQQATIARLQAQLLGERRTQQANIARLQAQLSNAQTEFGRFEMLYKEGAVEASKFDSKHLELETAREQLNAAKASLNQTEETLQQQINEARFTLKQTEETLQQQINEAEATLDQIAEVRPTDVQAAQAEVESAIAAVAKAQADLELTYIRAPKDGQILKIYTFLGEIVGNEGIADMGQTDQMYVVAEVYETDVSQVRIGQQARISSEAFPGELHGKVTQVGLQVKKQAIFSTDPVADVDRRVVEVKIRLNPKDAKQVRSLTNLQVEVVINTEKF; encoded by the coding sequence ATGAATATACACGATTCAAAAGTAATGGAGCAGTCGTTTCTTAAGTCCAAAAAGTGGTGGGTAATTATCTTCCTAAGTGTCGCCACATCAATTATTGGCACAGCGACTATTTACAGTCTTTTTCATTCCCGATCTACTCAACAAAATCCCGCATCAACTTCCTTGGCAACTACTCCTCCCGCTATCAATACTGTTAGTGCCAGAGGACGCGTAGAACCGCAAGGCGAAGTTATTCGCCTGTCTGCTTCCACTTCTCTTGAAACTGTTAAAATCCACAGACTTTTAGTGAAAGAGGGAGATAAAGTTACCTCCAATCAAGTAATTGCCATCTTAGACAACTATAATCGTCTTTGGGCTGCTTTAAAACAAGCTAAACAACAAGTAAAAGTTGCTCAAGCTAATTTAACTAAGGTAAAAGCTGGAGCAAAAACTGGGGAAATTAACGCTCAAAAAGCCCAAATTGCCCGTTTGCAAGCACAACTATTTGGCGAAAGAAAAACTCAACAAGCAACCATTGCCCGCTTGCAAGCCCAACTGTTGGGGGAAAGAAGAACTCAACAAGCAAATATTGCTCGTCTACAAGCCCAGTTGAGTAATGCTCAAACAGAATTTGGACGCTTTGAGATGCTATACAAAGAAGGTGCAGTTGAAGCTTCCAAATTTGATAGCAAGCATCTAGAATTAGAAACTGCTAGGGAGCAGTTGAATGCAGCTAAGGCTAGCCTAAATCAAACAGAAGAAACCTTGCAACAGCAAATCAACGAGGCTAGATTCACTCTTAAGCAAACCGAAGAAACCTTGCAACAGCAAATCAACGAAGCGGAAGCAACTCTAGACCAAATAGCTGAGGTTCGCCCCACTGATGTACAAGCAGCTCAAGCAGAGGTAGAAAGTGCGATCGCTGCTGTGGCAAAAGCTCAAGCAGATCTGGAATTAACCTACATACGCGCTCCCAAGGACGGTCAGATTTTAAAAATTTATACTTTTCTAGGAGAAATTGTTGGTAACGAAGGAATTGCAGACATGGGTCAAACAGACCAGATGTACGTAGTTGCTGAAGTATACGAAACAGATGTTAGTCAAGTACGTATCGGTCAGCAAGCCAGGATTAGTAGTGAAGCTTTTCCCGGAGAACTACATGGGAAGGTCACTCAAGTTGGCTTACAAGTAAAAAAACAGGCGATTTTTAGTACCGATCCCGTTGCTGATGTAGACCGCAGAGTTGTTGAAGTTAAAATTCGTCTCAATCCAAAAGATGCCAAGCAAGTTAGAAGTTTAACCAATTTACAAGTAGAAGTAGTAATTAATACAGAAAAATTTTAG